The following are encoded together in the Penicillium digitatum chromosome 3, complete sequence genome:
- a CDS encoding Short-chain dehydrogenase/reductase SDR, with protein MASAMAKRLEGKTIVVTGASSGIGKSTAKEFARTSPKNVKLILTARRIDTLKEVAAEITKEVGDGVQVLPVKLDVSNPEEVNNFVSSLPEEFREIDILVNNAGLVKGVAQAPEIAAEDIKVMFDTNVTGLINMTQAILPIFKKRSEGGRGDIINIGSIAGREPYSGGSIYCATKAAVRSFTDALRKELIATRIRVIEIDPGQVETEFSIVRFGGDKAKADAVYQGVEPLTGDDIAEIVVFAAGRRENVVIADTLVFPSHQAAAGVMHRKL; from the exons ATGGCTTCCGCAATGGCAAAGCGCCTCGAAGGCAAGACTATCGTCGTTACCGGCGCCTCATCCGGCATTGGAAAGAGCACAGCCAAGGAGTTCGCCCGCACATCGCCCAAGAACGTGAAGTTGATCCTTACCGCGCGCCGCATTGACACATTGAAGGAGGTCGCGGCGGAGATCACAAAGGAAGTTGGCGATGGTGTCCAGGTTCTTCCCGTCAAGCTAGATGTCAGTAACCCAGAGGAAGTCAACAACTTCGTTTCCTCCCTGCCTGAGGAGTTCAGAGAAATTGATATCCTTGTCAACAATGC TGGCTTGGTCAAGGGTGTCGCCCAGGCACCCGAAATCGCTGCCGAGGATATCAAGGTCATGTTTGACACCAACGTCACTGGTCTCATTAACATGACCCAGGCCATCCTTCCCATCTTCAAGAAGCGCTCTGAGGGTGGCCGTGGAGATATCATTAATATTGGCAGTATCGCTGGTCGCGAGCCTTACTCTGGCGGCAGCATCTACTGCGCCACCAAGGCGGCTGTCCGCTCTTTCACTGACGCGCTGAGAAAAGAGCTCATCGCCACGAGAATTCGTGTTATTGAAATCGATCCTGGTCAAGTCGAGACG GAGTTCTCTATCGTCCGATTCGGTGGAGACAAGGCAAAGGCTGATGCTGTCTACCA GGGCGTCGAGCCATTGACCGGCGATGACATCGCAGAGATCGTTGTCTTTGCGGCTGGTCGTCGTGAGAATGTTGTGATCGCTGATACCCTGGTGTTCCCCAGCCATCAA GCTGCGGCTGGTGTCATGCACCGCAAGTTGTAA
- a CDS encoding Molybdopterin binding, with protein sequence MLNRLNLLTRHFPRPFSPTRFTGPLISTPFLAPSSSPFAMTSAAHPKPIHTAACLVIGDEVLGGKTIDTNSPYLAKFCFSLGIELKRVEVIPDDEEDIIEAVRRMSSRYDFVVTSGGIGPTHDDITYSAIAKAFNLKLELHQPAFERMKRLSKPHPMQLNFDWETPSPGLTAKLRMVELPFDPQVSAESQALFVADDLWVPIAVVNGNVHILPGVPRLFERLLLSLKPSLIPRLADPEGKGTFRLMFSTPLPESAVAPYLTELAAKVGPRGIKVGSYPRWGKKRNTVTLVGTDKAYMESLASEVEENVQGTLVAKEDELDPPSDSEHVYSQ encoded by the exons CACGTCCATTCAGTCCCACTCGTTTCACCGGTCCCCTAATTTCGACCCCGTTCCTGGCCCCTAGCTCAAGTCCGTTCGCGATGACATCAGCCGCGCACCCGAAGCCCATCCACACGGCAGCATGCCTCGTCATTGGCGACGAGGTTCTCGGCGGAAAG ACCATCGACACCAACTCCCCGTACCTAGCCAAGTTCTGCTTCTCGCTCGGCATCGAGCTGAAGCGAGTCGAGGTCATCCccgatgacgaagaagatatCATCGAAGCAGTGCGACGTATGAGCTCCCGCTATGACTTCGTCGTCACCAGCGGCGGCATTGGACCCAC ACACGATGATATCACATACTCCGCAATCGCCAAGGCGTTCAACCTGAAGCTGGAATTACATCAGCCGGCCTTCGAGCGTATGAAGCGCCTCTCCAAGCCTCACCCCATGCAACTCAACTTCGACTGGGAGACACCCTCACCAGGTCTGACGGCCAAGCTGCGCATGGTCGAGCTGCCCTTCGATCCGCAGGTCTCCGCCGAGTCACAAGCTCTGTTCGTCGCCGACGACCTGTGGGTGCCGATCGCGGTGGTGAATGGCAACGTGCACATCCTACCTGGCGTGCCGAGGCTCTTCGAACGCTTGCTTCTGAGCTTGAAGCCCTCTCTTATCCCCCGTTTGGCTGATCCGGAGGGCAAGGGGACGTTCCGCTTGATGTTCAGCACCCCGTTGCCGGAGAGTGCCGTGGCGCCGTACCTGACTGAGCTGGCGGCTAAGGTTGGGCCTCGGGGGATCAAAGTTGGCAGCTACCCGCGTTGGGGTAAAAAGCGCAATACCGTTACTTTGGTCGGGACGGATAAGGCTTACATGGAGTCGTTGGCTAGTGAGGTGGAGGAGAATGTTCAGGGTACGCTGGTTGCGAAGGAGGATGAGTTGGATCCTCCTTCCGACTCGGAGCATGTTTACAGTCAGTAG
- a CDS encoding GPI anchored glycoprotein, putative gives MRIQSFALLASATAAIAAETVTLFLPGFDEQRIEGKVIGSSGSMTKYLINCPADVDSDDCGLPPAGMTVNQGSSTVSLGYNMDDVTIAESCKYDSTSVKCGAIFDERGTTSTWNSAIAITEIPGGALMPVTITATGTDSSSATTGASVSASTAVSTSAATLTTSASTSDTTATSTNTGISTVTSTAGASADSSSAAATSQTKSGNAAMPMNPGNTRWAAGGAAAALALLAL, from the exons ATGCGTATCCAATCTTTCGCTCTCTTGGCTAGTGCCACCGCCGCCATCGCTGCCGAGACAGTCACTCTGTTTCTACCCGGGTTCGATGAGCAACGAATTGAGGGCAAGGTCATTGGATCT AGCGGCTCCATGACCAAGTATCTTATCAACTGTCCTGCCGACGTTGATTCGGATGACTGTGGCCTTCCCCCGGCTGGCATGACCGTGAACCAAGGTTCTTCAACTGTCAGCCTAGGATACAACATGGATGATGT CACCATCGCTGAGAGCTGCAAGTATGATTCCACGAGCGTAAAGTGCGGCGCAATCTTTGACGAGCGTGGCACGACCTCCACATGGAACTCGGCCATCGCTATCACGGAAATTCCTGGCGGCGCATTGATGCCTGTGACGATTACCGCAACTGGCACTGATAGCAGTTCCGCCACCACTGGTGCCTCTGTCTCAGCTTCGACTGCCGTGTCGACTAGCGCTGCTACATTGACCACCTCTGCTTCTACTTCTGATACCACTGCCACCAGCACTAACACTGGTATTAGTACTGTTACTAGCACTGCTGGCGCGTCCGCAGATAGCAGCAGTGCTGCTGCCACTAGCCAGACTAAGAGTGGTAACGCTGCTATGCCCATGAATCCTGGAAACACGCGCTGGGCTGCTGGTGGTGCTGCGGCTGCACTGGCCCTTCTCGCTCTTTGA
- a CDS encoding CBS domain-containing protein: MSFADLHVGGLYVILQARQEPPELNEFYWGLYLHSDSVGGMAYHVVDTGSGLRPEHEYTAGVFNTPLLIGLFRIADITRPLHPFIDRVIRSYDSSLNCPGRSSNSKFWVLNVLALLIQPTSTGWLPVNCQNLPILEQEIRDWGNRMSQGRCVYQRPKPIGSSTICGLPEWKIQPEHSIYSTR, from the exons ATGTCTTTTGCAGATCTCCATGTCGGCGGACTGTATGTCATTCTCCAAGCTCGCCAAGAACCACCCGAGCTCAACGAGTTCTACTGGGGTCTGTATCTCCACTCGGACTCCGTTGGAGGAATGGCATACCATGTCGTAGATACAGGATCTGGACTAAGACCCGAGCATGAGTATACTGCTGGAGTCTTCAACACTCCACTTCTTATAGGCTTATTCCGAATCGCCGACATCACTCGTCCCTTGCATCCATTCATCGACAGGGTAATAAGGTCCTATGACAGCAGTCTCAACTGTCCGGGAAgaagcagcaacagcaagtTCTGGGTTTTGAATGTTCTGGCTTTACTGATCCAGCCTACATCTACGGGATGGCTGCCAGTGAATTGTCAAAACTTGCCCATCTTGGAGCAGGAAATCCGCGATTGGGGCAATCGAATGTCCCAAGGACGATGTGTTTATCAAAGGCCCAAGCCAATTGGATCTTCGACTATCTGCGGGTTGCCAGAATGGAAGATACAGC CCGAACATTCGATCTATTCgaccagatga
- a CDS encoding RAS protein gives MASKFLREYKLVVVGGGGVGKSCLTIQLIQSHFVDEYDPTIEDSYRKQCVIDDEVALLDVLDTAGQEEYSAMREQYMRTGEGFLLIYSITSRQSFEEIMTFQQQILRVKDKDYFPIIVVANKCDLEKERVVSEQEGEALARQFGCKFIETSAKSRINVENAFYDLVREIRRYNKEMSSHPSGSGAAGARAPEDKMDVSDPEESAGLCAKCVIM, from the exons ATGGCCTCAAAG TTCCTAAGAGAATACAAGCTGGTGGTTgtcggcggtggtggtgtcgGAAAGTCCTGCTTGACCATCCAGCTGATCCAGAGTCACTTCGTGGACGAGTACGATCCAACGATTGAAG ATTCCTACCGCAAGCAGTGTGTGATCGATGATGAAGTCGCTTTGTTGGATGTCCTGGATACAGCCGGCCAGGAGGAATACTCGGCTATGCGAGAACAATACATGCGAACCGGCGAGGGATTCCTGCTCATCTACTCCATTACGTCGCGCCAGTCCTTCGAAGAAATTATGACCTTCCAACAGCAAATCCTGCGCGTCAAGGACAAGGACTACTTCCCCATCATTGTTGTTGCCAACAAGTGCGATTTGGAGAAGGAGCGTGTTGTCTCCGAGCAAG AGGGCGAAGCGCTCGCCCGCCAGTTTGGCTGCAAATTCATCGAAACATCCGCCAAGTCCCGCATCAACGTGGAGAACGCCTTCTACGACCTCGTCCGCGAGATCCGTCGCTACAACAAGGAGATGTCCTCGCACCCCTCCGGCTCCGGCGCGGCCGGCGCCCGCGCACCAGAGGACAAAATGGACGTGAGCGATCCGGAAGAGAGCGCTGGTTTGTGCGCGAAGTGCGTCATCATgtaa
- a CDS encoding Mitochondrial ribosomal protein L16, protein MAGKIDVNNKVYKLAAMPFILERNGEYDEAIKIYKSAITVLDEATKMYKKGNVLKINRKIFDGIILPPTILDAMEEIEDEDGKTSSLTQIRRDLNTFRGDDPSQANAISTAPAHLQPFLNADTSQRPFFSLTLSPSAPTVTYRITHSSELVSLGMRSHWFFVKDATNTHVLYALQFVWSNEAPIVDTVLRRAGEFLPQIGATSVKLQKTKGGSFRLMTRTIPDMGAVTEIPDGEMQRKDWSPRRFEYGGRNFVWKTAAAEGKKEGGMFGSFGIAWETLYETKRVWAKSGSRTGKMEDEIVGPRLCWGEKKGGNGAEHSIHMVGGLDLYFREHLLAVQLSRLARVSYPPQKDTKGIEVATAGLGWLSIVSSLA, encoded by the exons ATGGCAGGAAAGATCGATGTTAACAACAAGGTCTACAAGCTGGCCGCCATGCCCTTTATTTTGGAGCGCAACGGCGAATACGATGAAGCTATCAAGATCTACAAGAGCGCCATCACAGTTTTGGATGAAGCAACTAAAATGTACAAGAAAGGAAACGTCCTCAAAATCAACAGAAAAAT TTTCGATGGCATAATATTGCCTCCGACGATTTTGGACGCgatggaagaaattgaggACGAGGATGGAAAGACTTCGTCTTTGACCCAA ATCCGTCGGGATCTTAATACTTTTCGCGGAGATGACCCCAGTCAAGCCAATGCTATCAGCACAGCTCCGGCCCACCTCCAGCCATTCCTCAATGCCGACACCTCGCAGCGGCCCTTCTTTTCGCTGACCCTCTCTCCCTCGGCCCCCACGGTTACTTACCGCATTACGCATTCCTCGGAGCTTGTCAGCCTGGGGATGCGCTCGCATTGGTTTTTCGTCAAAGACGCGACCAACACACATGTCTTGTATGCCCTCCAATTTGTCTGGAGCAACGAAGCGCCCATTGTCGACACGGTCCTTCGACGCGCCGGGGAATTCTTACCTCAAATTGGAGCGACGAGTGTGAAACTACAAAAGACCAAAGGAGGAAGTTTCCGGCTGATGACGCGGACAATCCCCGATATGGGCGCAGTCACCGAGATTCCGGATGGAGAAATGCAGCGAAAGGATTGGTCCCCGCGACGATTTGAGTATGGGGGACGCAATTTCGTTTGGAAGACCGCAGCGGCAGAGGGGAAGAAAGAGGGTGGGATGTTTGGGAGCTTTGGTATCGCTTGGGAGACTTTATATGAGACGAAGCGTGTGTGGGCCAAAAGTGGAAGTAGGACGGGGAAGATGGAAGATGAAATTGTGGGTCCCAGGCTGTGCTGgggagaaaagaaagggggAAATGGTGCTGAACACAGCATTCACATGGTCGGTGGCTTGGATCTGTATTTCAGAGAACATCTGCTCGCGGTCCAGTTGTCGAGGTTGGCTCGTGTCAGCTATCCCCCGCAAAAGGATACCAAGGGGATTGAAGTAGCAACAGCCGGTCTGGGTTGGCTGTCCATTGTTTCGTCGTTGGCATGA